The following is a genomic window from Chryseobacterium ginsenosidimutans.
AAACTTTAAGAATTAATACTCATTTAATTTGATCTTGGCTTTCACCGTTTTTTAGTTTTACTATGTTTTTTTCTGGTTATTTTTTTGTTACATAAAAGTATCATGAAATAGAATCTCACACTAAGGTGATTAAGCAAGTGAGTTAACATTTTGATTAAGTGTTATCTTTTTGTTAATACATGTAAAATAAAAGACTGCCCGAAGACAGTCTTGATGTGTGTTGCTATTAAATATCTAATTAGTCCCGGATCAGCATTTTCTTTGTATCAATACCTTTTCCGTCAACAGTAAGATTGTAAACGTAAGAACCTCCCTGAATTCCAGAGATATTGATGCTTCCGTTTCCTTTTTCTTTCAGGTCAATTGTTTTAATTAATTGTCCTGAAATATTATAAACTCCGATAGAAGCCGTTCTGAAGTTGTTTGGAAGATAATATTTGATTACAGTTTCACCTTTTCCCGGGTTTGGAGCATTTTGATATAATTTTGGCTCATTAGAAACAGAACCCATATCAACGCTCATTTTATTTTGTTTTAGTAATTCTTTGAGTTCTTTAATTTCATTTTTAAGCTCATCGATCTGATTTTGAAGATTAGGATCATTTTGATCAGCCTGTCTTGTAATTGTACTTGTTGCCACCATTACATTTCCGTCATTATCTACAACCAAAGCTCTTCCTGATCCGGTCGGAAGACCTTGGTGACGCACGGTTCCAACGGTATGGAAATTGGCTGTCGGTGCATTTGTTCTCACTCCAACTGATTGATCTACAATAAGCATTGTGGAAGTGGGAGACATTCCAAACATAATAGAACGTGGAATACTGTTTGTTAATTTTACACCGCCTGTTCCTGATCCTATTACAAAAGAACGGTCTCCGGTTGCAGCAAGATCAACTCCGAAACCTCCTGAATAAAAATTAGTTAAATCAATTCCAACTCCAATTGCAAACTGATTGGCATTTCTGATGATATTTTTCCATCCTAAAGCCACAGATTTCCCGGCATTGTTGAGAACTACATTATCTTGTCCGGCAACAAAGTTTGCGCCTCCTGATGCAGACAGATTATTAGTCCATCCACTTACCAGTGAGCTTCCTGCATTCGCTCCCAAAACATTTCCGATTCCTACCACGATACTTCCTTTAGGCTTTGCGATGTTGGTATTGTTATCAGCATCTACGATAAAAGTTCCAAACTCATTAAGAATTGCCTGTCCGGGAACAGCCGCTGCACCATTTGTTCTTAAATAAAATGGTGTTGCACCTGTAGTTCCTGCGTAGTTTGCTGACGTTGTTCCCGGATTTCCAGTAATTTGCCATTGTGCGTTAATAATTCCTGTCGAAAGGAGCAATGCAGCAGCGATCAGGTTTTTCGCGTTAAATAGACTTTTTTTCATAATGATAATATTTAATGTTTGATTGTTTACCAAATGTATCAAAGCATCAAACACAAGCCTATCATAAGTGATTAACTGTAATTAAGTAATGAGCAGGTGTTAATATTTTTCAATTATATGTGAATTATTATGCTATTTTTTGCAGAAAATCGTTCTTTCGGCGTATTGAGACATCCAGAACTGAATTGTCTGTCATTATAACCTGCCCACCTTTTCCTTTTATATATTCTTTCAGATGTTCGAGATTGATCAAATGCTTGTGGTGAATTCTAAAAAAATTATATTCCGAAAGGTTTTTCTCAAAATCATACAACGTTTTCGAGACCATTACTTTGCTTTTGTCTAATAAATAAATGAATGTGTAGTTAGAATCTGCCTCACAACGGATAATCTGATCAATATTTACCCTTTTAAACCCTTGAAGAGTAGGAAGATTGATTTTATTTTGAATAGTATTGTTTAAAATAGAAACCTTACTTTTTTTGAAATTTTCAATTGCTTTATTGACGGTGAGAACAAAATCAAGATTTTTTATAGGTTTTAATAAATAATCGGTAATTCCTTTTTTAATGGCTTGAATAGCAGATTTTTCAGAGTCAGTAATAAAAATTATAGTCGACGGACTTTCCCTGAATTTTGATAATATTTCAACCGCCGTTTCATCTACCAATTGAATGTCCAGAAATAAAAGATCCGGTGAATGTTTGCTGAGGTAATTGGAGGCATACTGAATACTGTTGGTCTGAAAATCGATTTCAAATTCAGGGAATTCATTTTTTAGGAGTAGGGAGATAGATTCTCCGTCATCTTGGTCATTAATGATGCAAGCATGTAATTTATTTTTCATGGTTTTAGTTTAGTTTTATTGTTGTTAATTTATTTAATCTTGTCTGGTCATTTTTTTGTATTTAAGGGTTAAAAATTAAGTGTTAACGGAGTTTTACCGGATAAAATATTGAAAAAAACAATGATTTTGTTTTTCACACACTATTGAATAATGTAAATATAGAATTTCGTTAGCAACTATCCAATACTTTGGGATAAAAATTATAAAAAAATGAATCAAAAAATTCGGTTAATTTTTTTCAAATTCGTATTTTTGTATGTTTGCTGAAATTACGTATGTCACAAGAAATAAATCCAATCTATTCCGAAGATAATATCAGAACCCTCGATTGGCAGGAACACATCCGTTTGCGCCCCGGAATGTACATCGGGAAGCTCGGAGACGGTTCGTCTGCTGATGATGGTATTTATATTTTGCTTAAAGAAATTCTGGATAACTCGATCGATGAGTTCAGAATGAAATCGGGCAAAAGAATTGAAATAAAAGTCGACGACGGTAAGGTTACCATTCGTGATTTTGGCCGTGGGATTCCGCTTGGAAAAGTAGTAGATGCTGTTTCGAAAATGAATACCGGAGGTAAGTACGACAGTAAAGCCTTCAAAAAATCAGTTGGTCTGAATGGGGTGGGTACAAAAGCCGTAAATGCTCTTTCTGAGTATTTCCGTGTACGATCTTTCCGTGAAGGAAGGATGAAAATTGCCGAATTTTGCCGCGGGCTGATTACTGAAGACCATCAGGAAAAAGATACTTCAGACAGAAACGGAACCGAAATTTCTTTTGTTCCGGATGCCGATATTTTTCTTCATTTTAAATATAGAAAAGAATATATCGAAAGAATGCTCCGTAATTATTCTTACCTGAATCCAGGGTTGAAAATTCTTTTTAACGGTGAAACCTTCTTTTCTGAAAACGGTCTTAAAGATTTACTGGATGAAGAACTGGAAAATGAAACATTATATCCTATCATTCATCTCAAGGATAATGATATTGAAGTCGCCATTACGCACACAGATAAATCTCAGACGGAAACGTATTTCTCATTTGTCAACGGACAGAATACAACGCAGGGAGGAACACATCTTAATGCCTTTCGTGAAGCATATGTGAAGACGATCCGGGAGTTTTTTAATAAAACGTTTGATGCATCAGACGTAAGAAAGTCGATTGTTGCAGCAATATCAATTAATGTTGAAGAGCCTGTTTTTGAATCTCAGACAAAAACAAAACTGGGTTCCAATGATATGGGACCGAACGGACCAACGGTAAGAACTTTTATAATTGATTTCTTAAAAAATAAATTAGATAATTTCTTACACCAAAATCCGGAAATTGCAGAAGCAATTCAAAGAAAAATATTGATCTCCGAAAGAGAAAGAAAAGAACTTTCCGGAATCCAGAAGCTTGCAAGAGAAAGAGCCAAAAAAGTATCTCTTCACAACAAGAAGCTTCGTGACTGCAGACAACATTACAACGATCAGAAAAATGAAAGAAAAGGTGAAACCCAGATTTTCATTACCGAGGGAGATTCTGCATCCGGATCGATCACAAAATCCAGAGATGTAGAAACTCAGGCTGTATTTTCTTTGAAGGGTAAGCCATTGAATTGCTATGGTTTAACAAAAAAAGTCGTTTACGAAAATGAAGAATTTAATCTTCTTCAGGCTGCACTGAATATTGAAGAAAGTTTAGAAGATCTAAGGTACAATCAGGTAATTATCGCAACAGATGCCGATGTTGACGGAATGCACATTCGTCTGTTGATGATTACGTTCTTTTTGCAGTTTTTCCCTGATTTAATTAAGAATAATCACCTTTATATTCTTCAGACGCCTTTATTCAGGGTAAGGAATAAAAAAGAAACAAGATATTGCTATTCGGAAGCAGAAAGGGTTAAAGCTTTGAATGAATTGGGCAAAAATCCTGAAATCACACGATTCAAGGGATTAGGTGAGATTTCTCCTGATGAATTCAAACATTTTATCGGGAAAGATATTCGTCTAGAACCGGTAGTTTTAGGGAAAGATCAAACGATCGATCAGTTATTAGAATTTTATATGGGTAAAAATACTCCGGACAGACAGACTTTTATTCTTGAAAATCTCGTGGTAGAAGATCCGGACATCAATAAAAAAGAAATATTAAGTGAAATTCTAGATGAAATTTAATTGATAATAGTTTAGAATACGCAAAACCATCAACAAACTAAATAAATGAGACTTAGTAACCGTAATAAAACATCGGTTTATAGCTTCTTAACTACACTACTTTTCATGTTTTCAATATGTGGAGTAGGTGCTTATATATTAGAAGAATTTAAATTTAATGTTTTAGGAAGAGAAAGCCTCCTTTTAGTTGCTATTCCACTTATTTTAGTGGTATTAAATTATCTTAAAGGAAGGCATATTTTTGAATATGACAGTGACGGGGAAGCATTGCATTTCAGAAACAGGAATATCATTCCATTTTTGGCCAGACCATTAAGTGATGAATTTCCAAAATACAAACTGTTGAAATTTGAGATAATAGATATCTTCTTTATAAAGAGACTTTATGTAACAATCTCAAGTAAAAACAGTGGTTCGACAATTTTAAAATATGAAATTTCGTATTTAACAAGAAAAGAAGTTAATGATTTAAAATTCTCCTTAAATAAAGTGGTTAAGGCCAATAACGAGAAAAAGAGTTAATATATAAATGATGACAGAAGAATACTCGCATAATGATGGTGAGAGCTTAAAAAAAGTTTCCGGGCTTTATAAAGACTGGTTCTTGGATTATGCTTCTTATGTAATTTTAGACAGGGCGATTCCCTCGGTTTACGATGGTTTTAAGCCTGTTCAGAGAAGAATCATGCATTCCATGCGGGAGCTGGAAGACGGACGTTATAACAAAGTTGCCAATATTGTAGGAAACACCATGAAGTATCATCCTCACGGTGATGCTTCCATTACCGATGCAATGGTCGGGATCGGGCAGAGAGAGCTTCTAATAGATACTCAGGGAAACTGGGGGAACATTTATACTGGTGATTCTGCTGCCGCAGCAAGATATATTGAAGCCAGACTGACACCTTTTGCTTTGGAAGTTGTTTTTAATCCCAAAACTACAGAATGGGCAAAATCTTATGATGGCAGAAATAACGAACCGATTGATTTACCCGTAAAATTCCCGTTGCTTTTGGCTCAGGGAGTTGAAGGGATCGGGGTTGGTCTTTCTACAAAGATTCTTCCGCACAATTTTAATGAACTGATCAATGCTTCCGTTGCTCATCTTAAAGGCAAAAAGTTTGAGGTTTTCCCGGATTTTTTAACAGCCGGCTATTTGGATGTTTCAGAATACAATGATGGTCACAGAGGAGGGAAGGTAAGAGCCAGAGCAAGAATAATGCAGGTCGACAAACATACTTTGATGATCACGGAATTGCCTTTTTCTAAAAACACAGGCGATCTTATTGATTCTATCTTAAAAGCCAATGAAAAAGGTAAAATCAAGATCAAAAAAATTGAAGACAATACATCAGATAAAGTAGAAATTTTAATTCATCTTCATAATGATGTTTCGCCTGATAAGACAATTGATGCATTATATGCGTTTACCGACTGTCAGGTTACAATTTCTCCCAATGCCTGTGTAATTGTTGGTGATAAACCAATGTTCCTGAATGTTTCCGAGATTTTGAGAATGAATACCGATCATACGGTTTCTCTGCTTAAAAAAGAACTGGAAATCGAACTTCACGAGTTGCAGGAAAGCTGGCATTTTTCTTCTCTGGAAAGAATTTTTATTGAAAACAGAATTTATCATGATATTGAAGAGGTTGAAACTTGGGAAGATGTTATCAAAACAATTGATGAAGGATTAAAACCCCATACGAAGCATCTTTTAAGAGCTGTAACGGAGGAAGATATTTTAAAGTTAACGGAGATCAGGATCAAGAGAATTTCAAGGTTTGATTTAGATAAATTTAAAGAAAATATAGCCTCACTCGAAGGTAAAATCGAGCAGGTAAAGCATTATCTGGAAAACCTTATTCAGTATGCGATTGATTATTATTTAAATATTCAGAAAAAGTACGGAAAAGATAAACAGAGAAAAACTGAACTTAGAATTTTTGATACGATCGATGCTACGAAAGTTGCTGTTGCAAATGAAAAATTCTATGCCAACTTTGAAGAAGGCTTCATCGGAACTTCTTTGAAAAAAGATCAATATCTATTTGACTGTTCGGATATTGACGATATTATTACTTTCAGGAAAGACGGAAATATGAAAGTGGTGAAAGTTGAAGCTAAAACTTTCATCGGTAAAGATATCTTGCATGTCGCAATTTTCAAGAAAAACGATAAGAGAACAGTGTATAACATGATCTATCGTGAAGGCAGAGACGGGCCATATTATATGAAGCGTTTCTCCGTAACGGGGGTTACAAGAAATACGGATTATCCTTTGGCTTCGGATAAAAAAGGATCTGAAATGCTTTATTTTTCTGCAAATCCAAATGGGGAAGCAGAAACGGTAAGTGTTCTTCTAAAACCGAATCCAAGAATCAGAAAGAATAAAATGGACATCGATTTTTCCGAATTGGCAATTAAAGGCCGTGATTCTAAGGGGAATTTAGTTACAAAATATTCGATTAAAAAAGTAGACCTCAAAGAAGAGGGAGTTTCAACTTTGGCACCGAGAAAAATCTGGTTTGATGATACCGTAAGAAGGCTGAACGCAGATGCAAGAGGAACTTTACTTGGAAGTTTTAAAGGAGATGATAAAATATTGACAATCAATACTAATGGAGATGCTAAATTAATATCTTTCGACCTTGGAAACCGTTTTGATGATGAATATTTAGTCCTTGAAAAATGGAGACCAAATCAGCCGGTAACATGTATTTATTATGATGGTGAAAAAGATATCTACTTCATTAAGAGGTTTTTATTCGAAAATACACCTAATATACAGACTTTCATGCCATCGGAAAATCCAAAATCATTTATAGAAAATGTTGTTGTTTCGAATGGTGCAACTGCCGAGATCATTTTTGCGAAAGATAAAGGCAAAGACCGTGACCCTGAAACCATAAATATTGACGAATTTATTACAGTAAAAGGAATAAAAGCGATAGGAAATCAGTTCACCAAATTCAAGGTAAAGTCAATTAATGTTACTGTTCCGGAACCTGAGGAAGAGGAACCTGAAGTATATGAAGAGCCCGAACGTACAGAGGGAGATGATGATGGTGGTATGATAGGAGATTTATTCCAGAGTAATGATGAGAATACTGATGCATAAATAAAATAAACACAAATTGAAAAGAATATTATTTCCTGTTATTGTAGTTTCCGTAATAAGTTTTTCCTGTAAAAAGAAAGAGCTTAAAAAGGAGACAACCATAGTTTCAGCCAACATAACGGCTGATTCTATTAAAATACCTCAGACTGAAGAGCTACCTGTTGATTCCGAAAGTATGAAATCTGATTTAGATTATGAACAAGTTAATGAAAAGGATTTCGGAAAATGGAAAGGAGAATATTTTTTAGATTATATCGATTATGCAGGAGAAAATGATGGTACAAAACTTAAAGCAAAATTGATTCTCGATTCTTCTGAAGACGGACATTTCTATCTTTGGTATGAAAAACCGAATGATACCGTAAAGGAAGGAATGCATCATGTTTACGGAAGTTTTGGAAAGATAGGTGATGAAAATAATGCAATTAAATTTCTGCCTGAGATTATTTCTGAAGGAGAAGATACAGGAATTGATTTGGACTACTTTTTGTATAGCAAAGACGGTAAATTTTACATCAAAAGCGGAATGATTCCCTCTGAAAATGGAGATTCTAAAGAACTTCCCATTAAAAAAAATAAATAAAATTATGAATCCAATTGTTTTAATTATAATTGCTATTACTTGTGTTACCAGTTATATGGGGTTAAACAACGTAGCAATTTTCGAGAAATATAAATTTAGTGTAAGTGCTATTAATAGTAAGAAAGAATATTTCAGATTAATTAGTTCTGCATTTCTTCATGCTGATTTTATGCATTTATTTTTCAACATGCTTTCTTTATACTTATTTCAAGGAGCTATAATGGCTTTCTTTGGGAATGTAGGATTCTTAATTATTTATTTTGGATCACTAATCCTAGGGAATTTATTTAGCTTATTAATTTATAAGAATCAACCTTGGTATTCTGCCATTGGAGCTTCAGGTGCGGTTTCTGGGATTATTTTTGCTTCAATAGCTATGGCACCAAATGAGATCAGTGTAAATTTTTTACCAGGATGGTTATTTGGTACACTATATTTTGGATATTCAGTTTATATGATGTTAAATCCAAAACAATGGGATAATTTAGGGCATTCTGCACATTTGGGCGGAGCTTTTTTCGGATTGGTTTATTCGATTGTAATGCATCCTCAGTTGGCGCTCAGTAATATCTTATTTTTAGGTATCATGTCTTTACCATTGATTTATTTGAGTTATGAAATTTTTGTAAGGAAAAGAATAGGGTAAAAACTATCTTTAAATAAAATATTAAAGCCAATGAATTTAGTTATGTAACTCTAAATTCATTGGTTTTTTTTATTACCTTATGAAAACTAATAATAGCCAATATTAGTTTTGAAAACCAATAAGAAAGGTTATAGTTGAATTAATAACGTTACTTCGAAAGCCTGTTCAGAGCTTCTGTTAAGGTTTCAACAAAGTTAATATGTCGTGTTTTATTACTTTCAAAAATAAAATCTTTGATACTTTTACTTTCGTATTTACTGAAATCTCCTATAATAGCCAGTCTTACGCGGTAATTTGAAAATTTTTGAAGAATTTCACCTGCAATTTTTGTTTTTAAATCAAAGAATTCGGATGTGATATTTTCTTCGTAGATGATAATTTTGTCAAAATCCTGATAATACATATTTCCTAATAAATCTAATCCGTCCTGAGCAGATATAATAATCATTTCGTTAGAAATTATTTCTGCTATTTTGATGCTGTTGATTTCGTGTTTTTTAATCTCCATTTTTCTATTTTTTTCCAAAAATAAATC
Proteins encoded in this region:
- a CDS encoding DNA topoisomerase IV subunit B, with amino-acid sequence MSQEINPIYSEDNIRTLDWQEHIRLRPGMYIGKLGDGSSADDGIYILLKEILDNSIDEFRMKSGKRIEIKVDDGKVTIRDFGRGIPLGKVVDAVSKMNTGGKYDSKAFKKSVGLNGVGTKAVNALSEYFRVRSFREGRMKIAEFCRGLITEDHQEKDTSDRNGTEISFVPDADIFLHFKYRKEYIERMLRNYSYLNPGLKILFNGETFFSENGLKDLLDEELENETLYPIIHLKDNDIEVAITHTDKSQTETYFSFVNGQNTTQGGTHLNAFREAYVKTIREFFNKTFDASDVRKSIVAAISINVEEPVFESQTKTKLGSNDMGPNGPTVRTFIIDFLKNKLDNFLHQNPEIAEAIQRKILISERERKELSGIQKLARERAKKVSLHNKKLRDCRQHYNDQKNERKGETQIFITEGDSASGSITKSRDVETQAVFSLKGKPLNCYGLTKKVVYENEEFNLLQAALNIEESLEDLRYNQVIIATDADVDGMHIRLLMITFFLQFFPDLIKNNHLYILQTPLFRVRNKKETRYCYSEAERVKALNELGKNPEITRFKGLGEISPDEFKHFIGKDIRLEPVVLGKDQTIDQLLEFYMGKNTPDRQTFILENLVVEDPDINKKEILSEILDEI
- a CDS encoding rhomboid family intramembrane serine protease, which codes for MNPIVLIIIAITCVTSYMGLNNVAIFEKYKFSVSAINSKKEYFRLISSAFLHADFMHLFFNMLSLYLFQGAIMAFFGNVGFLIIYFGSLILGNLFSLLIYKNQPWYSAIGASGAVSGIIFASIAMAPNEISVNFLPGWLFGTLYFGYSVYMMLNPKQWDNLGHSAHLGGAFFGLVYSIVMHPQLALSNILFLGIMSLPLIYLSYEIFVRKRIG
- a CDS encoding T9SS type A sorting domain-containing protein gives rise to the protein MKKSLFNAKNLIAAALLLSTGIINAQWQITGNPGTTSANYAGTTGATPFYLRTNGAAAVPGQAILNEFGTFIVDADNNTNIAKPKGSIVVGIGNVLGANAGSSLVSGWTNNLSASGGANFVAGQDNVVLNNAGKSVALGWKNIIRNANQFAIGVGIDLTNFYSGGFGVDLAATGDRSFVIGSGTGGVKLTNSIPRSIMFGMSPTSTMLIVDQSVGVRTNAPTANFHTVGTVRHQGLPTGSGRALVVDNDGNVMVATSTITRQADQNDPNLQNQIDELKNEIKELKELLKQNKMSVDMGSVSNEPKLYQNAPNPGKGETVIKYYLPNNFRTASIGVYNISGQLIKTIDLKEKGNGSINISGIQGGSYVYNLTVDGKGIDTKKMLIRD
- a CDS encoding LytR/AlgR family response regulator transcription factor; translated protein: MKNKLHACIINDQDDGESISLLLKNEFPEFEIDFQTNSIQYASNYLSKHSPDLLFLDIQLVDETAVEILSKFRESPSTIIFITDSEKSAIQAIKKGITDYLLKPIKNLDFVLTVNKAIENFKKSKVSILNNTIQNKINLPTLQGFKRVNIDQIIRCEADSNYTFIYLLDKSKVMVSKTLYDFEKNLSEYNFFRIHHKHLINLEHLKEYIKGKGGQVIMTDNSVLDVSIRRKNDFLQKIA
- a CDS encoding DNA gyrase/topoisomerase IV subunit A, coding for MMTEEYSHNDGESLKKVSGLYKDWFLDYASYVILDRAIPSVYDGFKPVQRRIMHSMRELEDGRYNKVANIVGNTMKYHPHGDASITDAMVGIGQRELLIDTQGNWGNIYTGDSAAAARYIEARLTPFALEVVFNPKTTEWAKSYDGRNNEPIDLPVKFPLLLAQGVEGIGVGLSTKILPHNFNELINASVAHLKGKKFEVFPDFLTAGYLDVSEYNDGHRGGKVRARARIMQVDKHTLMITELPFSKNTGDLIDSILKANEKGKIKIKKIEDNTSDKVEILIHLHNDVSPDKTIDALYAFTDCQVTISPNACVIVGDKPMFLNVSEILRMNTDHTVSLLKKELEIELHELQESWHFSSLERIFIENRIYHDIEEVETWEDVIKTIDEGLKPHTKHLLRAVTEEDILKLTEIRIKRISRFDLDKFKENIASLEGKIEQVKHYLENLIQYAIDYYLNIQKKYGKDKQRKTELRIFDTIDATKVAVANEKFYANFEEGFIGTSLKKDQYLFDCSDIDDIITFRKDGNMKVVKVEAKTFIGKDILHVAIFKKNDKRTVYNMIYREGRDGPYYMKRFSVTGVTRNTDYPLASDKKGSEMLYFSANPNGEAETVSVLLKPNPRIRKNKMDIDFSELAIKGRDSKGNLVTKYSIKKVDLKEEGVSTLAPRKIWFDDTVRRLNADARGTLLGSFKGDDKILTINTNGDAKLISFDLGNRFDDEYLVLEKWRPNQPVTCIYYDGEKDIYFIKRFLFENTPNIQTFMPSENPKSFIENVVVSNGATAEIIFAKDKGKDRDPETINIDEFITVKGIKAIGNQFTKFKVKSINVTVPEPEEEEPEVYEEPERTEGDDDGGMIGDLFQSNDENTDA
- a CDS encoding DUF4180 domain-containing protein, producing the protein MEIKKHEINSIKIAEIISNEMIIISAQDGLDLLGNMYYQDFDKIIIYEENITSEFFDLKTKIAGEILQKFSNYRVRLAIIGDFSKYESKSIKDFIFESNKTRHINFVETLTEALNRLSK